GATGCAAGATGGCGGACGCCGCCCCGCCGCGCGCCGCACTGGTCGGGGGGCGGGGCCCGCCGCTCCCAGCAGCCTCCGCGCGGCTCGcgcccgccccgggccggggAACGGCGCTTCCCAGCGGGAGGCGCGCGCGCGGGAAGGAAGGCGGTGAGGCAGGGCGGTGACGGGGCCCGGtgcccgcggcgccgccgccgccgctgccgccgccatGGTGCTGTGCGACGTGTGCGGCCGGGCCGTGCCCTCCGAGGCGGCGGCCGGGCGGCACCCGCGGCGCCCGTCCCTGTGCCGCCgccagccccgctgcccgcTCTGCGCCGCCGCCGTGGGCTGCGAGGAGCTCCGGCGGCACATGGACACGGCCCACCCGGAGCCGGGCCCGCCGGgctcccgccgccccggggcGCCGGCCCAGTGCCCGTTCtgcggggaggcggcggggcgggagctGGAAGAGCACGTCAGGGCGCGGCACGGGCACCTGCTGGGCGCCCCCGGCGCGGGTGAGCGGCGCTGGGCAGGGACGGGACTCTCCGGGGGATCGGGGACGGGGAACCGGCCGGGGGATAAAGCTGGAGCAAAGGAAGTAGTTATGTGTTTAGGTAGTGTAGTTTAATGGACTAATTTAATTAGTTCGTTCTGGGCGTGatcagaattttattttgacTACCTGGCCGAATGCTGGTAGTTAATTCAGAAACTTAAAGGTGGCATCTCTGCAGGTGGGTAATACCCTTAGAAGACTAACATTTGTGATGTAACAAGCTACATATACTGACTAGATAAATGATGGTTAGGATGCAAAATGTGCCTGTACAGTCAAGCACACTGCATCATCTGTGATTAAAGTGTTTTTCGtaacaaccccccccccccccgccaaGAACACACCCACCCCACCCCCAGGTCTTAGCATTGAACAACATTTTACTTCCATGTGTGCAAATAATGCAGAGCTTGAGTAATTTACTTGCCTGCATGCCagtttctgctttaaaaatagttGTATTaaggtgttttggttttttatgtaTTTAACAGGTCTCAGAAAACTATTTTGCAGGGTTACATTAAGTGCTTCTGGTGAATTTAGATGATTATACCACCAAGTTTCCTCCAGCCAATCATAAACATTTAGCTTGGACAAATGCCTTCCAGAAACTGCTAACACAGGTTATCAATTCTTGTGTTTTGTGAACCGAGGAAGGTGCGGATAAATCCTAGGGACTCGAGGAGAGCTGTAAAAATGGAGTCAGGCACTTGTCTGTGGTTCCCAGTGACAGAGCAACAGGCAGTGGGAACAAGTCAAAATATGAAGAATGCTATTTAAATGCAAGAACACTTCTTTCTACTGTGAAAGTGGTTAAACACTAGAATATGTTCCTGTGGGGAGTTTGTGAAGAGTCTATAGTtggaattattaaaaaaatgactgggaaaagctgtgtGTAACTTAACCTATTTAATGTGACCATTCTACCAGGTACTATATAATCTCCAGAAATCTTTTTGAATTTTACCTACACTACGTGGTACCCTCAATAATAGTCCTAAAACTGCAGAAAGAACATTTATTTGAGGAGATGTGTGAAGACCAACAAAATAAGAATGACAGCATGTTTTATTCTTTCAGGCCAACAACTGCTGTGTTATTACGTGAATGTTAAATTTTTCTGTTAGCAGAATTCTGTTAGCAGAACACATCTTCTTACTAATGGTTTGATATTTCAGACTAAGCATTTCTTGATACAAATGTTGTCATAGGAAATTGTGATCTATTAGTTAAATGAGGGAAAACTTaatcaaaagaagaaaaatatgtcttaaaattttcatgtatttaGATACAAATTCTTAAGTGGTGAAGAGTAACAGCTGTTTAGAATTTGCTTCCTTTCACTGAGGAATTTCAGTGGCAACACAAACTTCATTACTGTGTATTTGTTTTAGATTGTATATCAGTTAGGAGATGATTCTAGCAGAGAACCACAGGAATTGCATTAATCAAgaaactgaatttctttttcagacaCAGGAAATGGTGAACAGCTGTATGAATGTCCTATGTGTAGTCTTACCTGTACAAACATTCAGATTCTTGAAGAACATGTGGATTTACACTTAGAGGAACATAACTTTTCAGAAGGTATGTGAAAGGGCACAGGCTTGATAATACTTGAAAGCATTTGCAAGTATTTGCATGTTGTGAAGAAGAATGTAGAATCTCAcatgaaatgtaaaaaaattatttctgtatttaaaggGAATTTGGATGAATGTATAGTGAAGTTAACATAGCTCAGGTCCCCTCACTTGCCCAAGTGCTCTACTTTATTACCAGGCTAATAAGGAAGTCTGTGCATGGTTGCATGCATGCTAGCCAAAGGGAAAACTTGGggcaaaaaatgtttaaaagacAACAGTAATATATATCTTTTTTCCTAGCTCTATGGAAGGTTTACATAAGTGGAGTTTACAGTGGCACGTTCCACTGTGATGAGTTGAGAATTTATAGCTTATGaaagcttcatttttttctcaatttatttctgcaaatacTTTGCCGATTCATTAATCATAGCATTAAAGTAAAAcatctaaattaattttattttataacatGGCTAAGAGAATCTTAGGGATTCCCTATTCAGTTCTCCAGTTGTAAAGTTTTGTCACTTCCTTGTGAGACTGCTAGCAATGGTCCTAGATGCTAATAAGTGGTATTAAAGGAGCTGAGACTTCTTGCTAATAGTGAAGTGAAACACAGTAAACAAAAACTGTCTTCTCAGTGCTGCAGGTTTGTGCATTATTTGCCAAGAAATTCCTCCAGTAACTGCATGAGCTTTGTCCAAATCAAGAGTCTGAGTCTTGGTAGACTGAATGCTGTCAGTCCTGTTCAGCATTCATTGCTAATAGCTCAAAATAACGTGGGGTGCATCTCCTAAAATTAATGCCCAATTGCGTTTACATGTGTCTGCTTAGAAAGGAATCTctaaaaattaaacagatgATCCCTCAAAGCATTACTGCCCTCCTGACCAAGTCCCCTCACTTTGAAATGTTTCCTGGGTTAGGTGGAGACATGGGAGATCTAGAactggctcagcagctccaaacTGAAGAAGATGAACGACAGAGATCAGAAGAAGAGAAGCGAGAGAGAGAAGAATTTGAAAAGCTGCAGGTACACTCTTGTTTCTAAACTGTAAACTTGAAACCAGTTGTGCCTTTAGAAGCTGAGTGTCTTGGAATTGTAATGTCTGGAATGGCCTTGCCAGGTCAGACTGTGCAAGCCACACAGTCTGTGCTGAGGTAATGATAAAGAGATGGGTTGGAAGCGAATTCAGTCTCTTGGCAATGCTGATCCTGGCAGAGTGCTGGACATGACAACCTTGAGCTATTTGGCTTTACAGCTTTGAGTGGTGCTGGCTCAGGATGGGGCcggctgctccctgtgcttgctgttctgctctcccagagcacctgctgcctctgctccagccagctCTTGTGCTCTGCCTTGCAGTGCAGCCTGGAGCATAGTCCTTGCCAGAGTGCCAAAGGCTCTGAGCATCCTGGCTGTCCTTTACTGGAATACCATCACCTACTCCAGGTCCTGCTTCCCTCTGTCTCCCATCTCACAGCCCTGGTAACTCACTTCCCACTCACACTAACTCCTTGCTAGACTGCCTCTGCCAATGGCTCTGAcaagagggagcagagggatgtgTCTGCTCTTCCAGGTGTGGCTTTCCTAGTCCCATATTCATGTTCAGGAATGAAGCTTGGTCTTCTCTAAAATAATTGTAATTCTGAAGTTTTTATGTCTCACATTTTTTCAAAGTTACTGATAGTGTTTTTGAGAAACTGCATGGACAAaagatgaattttaaaaatgtgatttaaatcATGTACATTCCATCCCTAACAGAGACAGTATGGCTTGGATAATTCTGGTGGATTCAAGCAGCAATTTCTAAAGAATATGGAAAGAGAAGTTGATAGAGGAAGGATGCAGCCCTTTGAGTATCATAAGAGAAAAGCTGACATGATGGAAAGTTTGGCTTCTGGTATAGATGATGGGAGAACCAAGACATCAGGTAAAGATGCTGAAATTATACAACTATAACTGTACTTTCTAGACCTTAGATTGTATTGACCAAACCAGTCTTTAACAAAACATGTAATTCATTGCTTAATATTGGCTGTGTCCTAGTTCTAAGCATAATTTTCTAGATCAATCTAAATTGTTACAGTCCTAAAATCCTAAATAAGGAAATGAAATCATATCTTGGTATATGTTTCATCTGTGTTCTAACTTGcaggctgtttttcttttttttttttttctgtggaactTGGAACCAAGTGGTCTGGTTAAGGGCACAAATAGATGTATTATATGGATGAGAAGATGCACATCTTATCACAAGCTGGTTGCCCTTGACTCTGTGCTTGATTAGTGCTTAGTACTCATTGGTAGCTTTTCAAATTTGCAGCAACTTTTTGTCTTGTGTTTCTGTTAATTGCTACATTGTGTAAGCTGGTTGCAGGTAAGCACAGTGTTCACCTGGTTACAAAGCCCAAGAGAGGACTGGGAGGAGTTGACATCTACTTGGTGCATCTTCTCTTAAATGTTTTATTGGTGGTGCAGAAAAACAGGGCAGATGGGTCTCTGTGTCCCTTTCAAAGGCTGCCTTGTCTTTCCAAGACCACAATTCCATGGTCTTTGAGGCTATTGCTGGTGGTTCTGGCTTACAAAATATCCACTTGGTTCTTGacaggtaaaataaaatttcttctgtgaaatGGATTACGTGGAAATAACACATTTAAAGTTTTCATTCTTGGTAACAATTTAGATttcttagaaaataatttgtggaGACTATGGAATAATTCTCTTCCCAACAGCATGGCTATGAAAGGGCTTTGAGGATTTACATATATGAATTGGAGAGAGCATTCCCAAGCATATTTTTTCATGTAACAAAGGAGAAACTCAGAATATCCTATAAGagtattatttcaaaatatttgcaatGATTCTCAAGTTCTGTGCCATTTCTgccattcctttttttttttggctttttcccccttttacTTTCTCCAGGAAAAATATTGGAGAATAAAAGGTTATTGGAGGGAATAAAAGGTTTACATAGTATGCATAAGTATTGCCATGTTTTAAGATGATGTTTTACTGGACGTGGCAGGGACATAGGAATGCTTTATTGGTAACATAAAGCATATATAGACTTTTTCTATATCATTGTAATAGCTCCTTTGACTATCACAGTTCATAATTTAGTCCAAgatgtttaatttaaaataaccaTTGTGTAGCAACAGTGAAAAATTATATCTAGTTTTGAAAGCTTCATAGTACATAAACTCATTAAAGACCACTGAAATTAAATAGGGGCAATTTCCACTGCTTTTGTGATCTGGGCTTTAAATGTaatgaagttttaaaataaattgtgttAATCTGTATCTGTTCCAAGTTGGGGGAGGAATCTTCTGGTAAATTTAGTAGTACATTTTACAGATAAACTTCATATTTTGTCTTCTTTAGGAGTCATTGAAGCATTGTGCAAGTACTATCAGAGTGAGAACAAAGATGTGAGGCGTGTGTGGCTTTCAGCAGGAGTAGATCACTTCCACTCATCTTTGGGTGACAGAGGCTGGGGTTGTGGTTACAGGAATTTCCAAATGCTCCTTTCCTCATTGTTGCAAAACAGCTTCTACAATGACTGCCTGAGAGGTATTAAACAAAATGCTACTTGTTCCACGTACCTTGGATGACAGCCTGCTGACTGATGTTTTGCCTTTTCATTTACACAGCAAGCCTTACAAGGTCAATGATACCTATTAAATGGTGGTTATACCACTGGAAGTTACTGTGGAAGAGTCAGAGGTGAATACTGGCAAGAAATGATGTGGTTTAAGCTTTGCCTTTAGTTTATTTAGTGCATCTTTGTAACATCGACTGCCTGTTATGAAAGAAGCTGAGTAGTTTTAATTAATAGACTGTTTCAGTCACTGTAACAACAATTCAAAAGCTTTTCTGTTCCAGATACTACACTAATTCCTAGTATCCCAAAGATACAGTCCATGATTGAAGATGCCTGGAGAGAAGGTTTTGATCCTCAGGGGGCATCTCACTTCAACAACAGATTACATGGTTCCAAAGCATGGATAGGAGCATGTGAAATTTATTCACTGTTAACCAGTCTCAGGATAAAGTAAATATTGCTTTTTGTTGTGATTGTTATTATTAACTGCTGATTTAAGTCCTATAACTTTAAAGGTTAGAATTCCCAACTGTGTGATGATGAAGCCGCCTTAGTGACTAAATTTAACCATATATAAACAAACCTGATTTAATGCAGCATGAAGCTGTATAACTACTTACAGGTATATATAGCTATTTACAGGAGGTACATAAACTGAGTAACTGCTTAGATCATTGAGACTTGCTGCTGAATTATGCCACATATGCATAAATTAAAGCATTGATTAAAAACTTCATTTCTCTGAAAGTTTCTTCTCATAAAGAATCTGAATTTCAACTATTTTCTATGGCTTTTAATTGGATTCTATAGCTTACATGTATAACATACAAAAAAATGTAACATTAAGTTTTGCAAGTTTCCCAAGTTCTTGTTAGACTGAACAGAGTAGAGCACTTCTTTCTTATGTAATAAATTTTCCAGTTTGTGACAGTATATGTTTCATTGCTTTGCAATTATGTCCCCTACTCCTGTATCAAAAATAAGAAAGTAAGGACCACTGGGTGCAGGAGGCAGGGATTCAGAGGTGAAAAGAAGCAGCCTGCTTgaaattttgttgttttcattcCCAATGTTTTGTAGGTGCCAAATCATTGACTTTCACAAACCCACTGGCCCTATGGGTACACACCCTCGCTTGTTTGAGTGGATTTTGCATTACTATTCTGCAGATAATGAAGGTGGTGCAAAGGTGGTGTGTACTTCCAAACCACCTATCTACTTGCAGCATCAAGGTCAGTGTCACAATGTGCTGCTTTCTTACTATTCTCTATCTCTTTATATGTactgcagttcagagcagcatttTTTAGTCCTTCTTTGTTGAATTGAAGgcttggttttatttccagTAATTTTCCTATTTCATAAGAGCAACATTAAAGCTTGTATTTTTATTGGGTGGAAGAGCTAAATGTGATTGGGATTTCAGCCTTTTGACATGTACTCTTATAACTGTCTTCTTAAATTCTGAGTAATGTCTCCCTTGATCTGAAAATCAGTCATAAGTTACAAGGTTGTAAATGGGATTTATGTGTTTCTAAACTACTGAAACTCTTGTTTTGATAATAGGTCACAGTCGTACTGTTGTTGGAATAGAGGAGAAGAAGAACAGAAGCTTATGTTTGCTACTGTTTGACCCTGGATGTTCTTCCCAACAAATGCAGAAACTGCTGAAACAAAACAGTGATGGAACTGGTCTCAGACTACTTCGGAAATTTGTGGGTAGcctgaaagaaaagcaatatcAGATAGTGGCTGTAGATGGGGTGCTCTCTTTGGAAGAGAAAGCTGTAAGTATCTCAGAAAACAGTTTCTGTTTGTGAAAATTTAAGACCATCTGCATCTCTTCTTTGAATGCATATGCATATATAGTTGCATGGTGAattttttgcatcttttcaCTTTCCTTgatctttttctctcctgctttctgttTATATAATCCCAGGATATCAAAACCAATAACATTTTACACATAAATGAATGCCACCTTGATGCAACTTCTAGGTCTTATATGAAGCTTTTAGCTGTTTGCAGATTTAAAttgggctttttaaaattttcacttttcttacAATGTTTTCTCCTAAATAACTGACTGTGAGCATGTAAGTTACTTACAAACACTCACAGTGCAAAATTATGTTCAGAGGTTTGAGCTGTTGAAATTATTATGAATCCTATCCATGTGTTTTACTTTGGGgcattttaccttttttaaGACCTTAGAAGTTTTCAGCAGATTGTCAAATgtactttttgtttcttaagctttttctttcctacaCTAACAAATTGATTCTGAGGTGTTCCAATTCTGTGGTGTCGTATCAATTCTGTTCAGCATGTTCAAGCTTCAGGACACACTTTTATTTAAACAATGAAATAACTGGCAACTGAATCACTTGCTCAGCTATATTTAATGTGTATGTTGAAATGAGGTATTGTCTTAAGTGTTTTCTGGCCCTGAACATGTCAGAAGTAAGAGTGAAAAATGACCATCTCTCCTCATACTggaaaaaaagccttaaaattCAGGACACAGTGTAAAAAAGGTGTTGTTTGGGATTTGGTGAGGGTGGTGGTGttcatttggttttggtttgccacttttttcttcttcaaaaatttgttttatattaaaaaatatcagtTGTTTAGTGTTGTCTTGGAAGCTCCTATTTAAGTAAGATGGAATATAACCCTTAACACTCGTTAAGAAGAAGTACTTTAAAGTGCTGGTTTTGTTcattaaagtattttcttttcctctctccccaccTATTTTTAGGCTCGCTGCCGTGCTTCTCAGGTCTTAACATCAGAGAAGATTCCTTAAAGGATACCTTTATAACCTGCTTCTGGAACTTGCTGGGTGCAAAACATTAAACTTCTGGACTGTGACCTTAACCCAACAATTTTTAGACTTAAAATGTGTCTCCATAAATGCGCCGGagctctgggaaagcacaaCACTGGAGTAAACCTGTAGTTTTTGTGTTCAGTCAAAACTCTGGCATCCTGATACAAATGTAACTGTGAAATATACTGGTCTTTGTCTCACCAGAAAATGTGTAATGCCTAGAATTAGCAACACCTGCTGTCTTGTAGCAAATTATGCACTGTTGGTAATCAGCAGTGGATAAAGATACTATGGAACTACTTCATTAGAGTCCCTGTCATGGTTTACCTCTGTAAATGTGTTTATGCTGCCACTGTGACCAGTCCTCTGTTTCTTTACAATTCAGTCTGTTGCACCAGGGATTAATTTACCAGTAAACTTCTTTTCAATTAGTTGGCTTCTCTAGATGTATCACTTGAATACATGTGCTTAGGAGGTGGATCAGTGTTGGCATTGGCTAAGAGGTCTAACAAAGCAGTGTCAGTGTCCAAAAGAGTGTGTATGTGCTTTAGGTGCTGTGCAAGACAATTCTTTGGGGTAGAGGaacaaaatattccttttctaccatgaattaataaaattaatatattttttaaaagtgtttattctattttcacttcatcccttttttttaaatttctaatttttctgtgttttataaCGTATATGCCAAAAGGACACTGCCTTTTGACCAGTGCCTCTGTTGATGCCATTTAAGAGACTGGAGCTGTCTGCTGAAACAAGTGTCTTGGGTGTTTGAGGCACTTGACTGTACTTAGGATGTGCTGCTCTGGTTGAATGTGAGAGCCCTGCCCCTccaggagggagctgagggctgggagggatggtGGAATGTGTTGCAGAGGTAGTACAGggtgcttttgctttcccagctGTATCATGTATCCACCTATTGTAATTGGAGTTTAGATACATCCCTTTCATTTAGACTGTCTTCTATGCTGACACCCAAATACAGGTGTAAGAGCCTTAACTGCTTTCTCTCATGTTCCATGTACTTTGGCAATAAGAACTTGTCGATTTTGGAAGCAGTGAAAAGTGAACATGGACATATATTACAATCCATAAAtcattgatttttctgaaatatgtgtaaaattttaaaaaatatttatgaaaatgcaTTCATTCAGTAGGTATGTAGAAGTGGCCTTTAAGCTGTGAAAGGTTTAAATGCTTAGGACACTAGAGGGGCTCAGACTAGGGAAGAGAGTTCCTGGGAATTGAGGGACTATCAGCGCAAGTTAGCCCTGGTCTGTGATGCAGATGTCAAACAAATGGAAGGAcggaaagaaaaggagagatgCCAATAACGCAATCATAATTTGGATGCAAAATCCTAGGCTTTGCAGCATGCTTGAGATTTTACCCATGGCATTTTGATGTGGTAGGCACCATCCTCTGAATTTTAACAGCTCTGGCACCAACTATTCAAAACACTCAGCCTGTTCAAAACTAAATTGACTCTGGTGAAGGTGCAGTGTTGCAACTCACTGTTGCCTCCATGCATTACAGTGCATGCTTTGGACTGAGGCAGGTAAAAACAATATACAAGAAAGGCTGTCAGCACCAGGATTTTAAATTACTGTAATTCTGTCGAAGTTCATAAATGGGGTTTTATTCAGTTAATAATAATTAGTTTTCAGTTTAATCCAAAGTAGATAAGCAAATTCAAATATTCCGGCTAAAAAGCCCTTCTCTCTGTTCACTTTAGCAAActaacacacacagagccaagcTTATTCTCAGTaaaattccctttttatttcagatgttAATTGCTAACAAAGCTAAACAAATCTGCAGTTCAGACTGAGTCGCTACAACTTCTTCCAAGGACCTGGAGGAGCAGATTTTATGCTATTTCTTTGTCACTTCAACCCTTATTTCCTCTGCTTTGAAATATAACagcaaaaacacattttcacattttaacttgttttacataattttaacattttttaaccTATACATTCTCTGCATGAAAACCAATAAATATGTTAGTGTGAAAACAGACTAGAAAATTTCATTCTTCTAGAAATATAATTCATGAGAAACTTTCTTTCATATGTAAATGACTTATCAGTGATCCACTTGGAAAATTTTCTGATTATCACATTTGCACAGACTACACAGGATTCTTGGATTTGGTCCAAATTTAGAGAGCTCCAATTCActtcttttatgaaaaaagaGCAGTTTTAAACATACATAGCTAGAAATGGAAAGCAGCCTTAGGAATTAAATGGGGTTTTATGCAGCTGACTTGAGACATACCAGAAATAATAAGTTCAGTGCTGAAGAGCATTTTAAAGCATCCTAGCAATTACCCAGGAAGTTGGATGTAGTAACTATGAAACTTTCAATCCAACTGTTTCTTTGGAAAAGACAAGATTTAATATCACATTAGCTCACAACTTTTTAATGTATCTGGTAACTCTGCTGGAGCACAGATCCTGCTTATTGCTTTGAAACATAAAACATCATTGAGACCTAGATGCTTATCTAGAGTTCTTAGTAGCCAAAATTAAAAAGATCAAAGGGACGACAGTAGGAACAAAGGCACATGGTTAATTTATAAAAGTATTTACAGGGTACTTGAACACTTATTTCTATCTACTAGAAATTCATTTACCttgaatgaaaaaaaggaaaaaaaaaagcttaaaggAGGTCATCCTAAACAGATGTTCTCGAGCGATATGAGCAGAGAATCTTATAACCATTAAATTAATTCCATAATTAAACTTCTCATCTTGACTATGGAATTTTCAAATACTAAAATTCATAAATTTATTATTCCTCTAAGCAATGTGATACTTTAGTGCAACCCTCTTCAAAGATTGAAGCTGGCACAGTTAAGGCAGTCTACTAACAGTGTTTAAAATTCAGCACACAGTGTTTAATCATTGAGGTGCCTGTCTCTCTGTTTGGAAAGCTGTCTTGACACCATCATCCTTCTAGCACTGCAGTTTCAAACACAGCATGTTTAAACACTGCAGTTCTTGCAGTTTGGGCTTTTTGGAGGTGGTAAGGGAGGAGTCcaacagctgtcagctccagaaACAACTCTGAAGGATGGGCAACATCCCCAAGTTGATGCGTAGCTTTACTGCATTCTGTGCTAGCCTTCACAGGCTGCCAACACAGTGCTTCCAAAACTACACCAGTTACATTCAAACCTGTAGAGCACTCTGTAAACCCTGCTGCTGTAATGTGCACTCCACTCATAGTGTTTCAATACAGTCTGCTGCCAAAAGCAAACTCATTTTCCTAAGGtgggttttgatttttcataaaaattaattgaGGCACAcattcaaaaaaccccaaaccatctCTGAATAAATCAACCAAACTTCAAGAGGCTTcacattctgatttttttcccctactgaCTTCAACTcacaattttgaaaatattactcATGACTATAGCAAAAAATTTCATTCTAATTGTATGGAAATTGTTTCCACTAGACTTTAATAAGGCTATAACAACAAAGGTGACTAGTGCTGTCTACCTACAGCTGATAAATTGGGGCACCAGAACTGActtgaattattaaaaaattccaCAGgaggaacaaaaaataaataactgcaTAGTATGTGATCCCTTTTATTCACCAAAGCTGCCCATGTTTACCCCAGGTGGAAGACAGCAAAAAAGCTCCTCAGCATTCAGATGCAGGTGTGTTTAGTGCTTGCTGTAACATCTTTCCATCTTGCATGTTGCCACATCTCTTCAAATGACAATTACAGAagtagggagaaaaaaattagagaaaatagaaaagcgTTTTCAGACAGATCAATATTTctcaaatttttcatttcaaa
This window of the Ammospiza nelsoni isolate bAmmNel1 chromosome 3, bAmmNel1.pri, whole genome shotgun sequence genome carries:
- the ZUP1 gene encoding zinc finger-containing ubiquitin peptidase 1 encodes the protein MVLCDVCGRAVPSEAAAGRHPRRPSLCRRQPRCPLCAAAVGCEELRRHMDTAHPEPGPPGSRRPGAPAQCPFCGEAAGRELEEHVRARHGHLLGAPGADTGNGEQLYECPMCSLTCTNIQILEEHVDLHLEEHNFSEGGDMGDLELAQQLQTEEDERQRSEEEKREREEFEKLQRQYGLDNSGGFKQQFLKNMEREVDRGRMQPFEYHKRKADMMESLASGIDDGRTKTSGVIEALCKYYQSENKDVRRVWLSAGVDHFHSSLGDRGWGCGYRNFQMLLSSLLQNSFYNDCLRDTTLIPSIPKIQSMIEDAWREGFDPQGASHFNNRLHGSKAWIGACEIYSLLTSLRIKCQIIDFHKPTGPMGTHPRLFEWILHYYSADNEGGAKVVCTSKPPIYLQHQGHSRTVVGIEEKKNRSLCLLLFDPGCSSQQMQKLLKQNSDGTGLRLLRKFVGSLKEKQYQIVAVDGVLSLEEKAARCRASQVLTSEKIP